One Streptomyces hundungensis DNA segment encodes these proteins:
- a CDS encoding IS5 family transposase (programmed frameshift), producing the protein MVGIVERLVPDELWELFQRVVPEAPSRPQGGGRRRHGDREVLAAIVFVATSGCTWQQLPSASFGPSGATAHRRFSEWSKARVWAKLHRLVLDELGARGELDWSRCAIDSVNMRALKKGDLTGPNPVDRGKYGSKIHLITERSGLPISVGISGANLHDSQALIPLVKGIPPIRSRRGPRRRKPSKLHADKGYDYAHLRQWLRERGITHRIARKGVESSQRLGRHRWTVERTMAWLAGCRRLHRRYERKADHFLAFTSIACTLICYRRLAK; encoded by the exons ATGGTGGGGATCGTTGAGCGTCTGGTGCCGGACGAGTTGTGGGAGTTGTTCCAGCGGGTGGTGCCGGAGGCGCCGTCGAGGCCGCAGGGCGGTGGTCGGCGTCGGCACGGGGACCGGGAGGTGCTGGCCGCGATTGTCTTCGTGGCCACGTCGGGTTGTACCTGGCAGCAGCTGCCTTCGGCGTCGTTCGGGCCGTCCGGAGCGACCGCCCACCGGCGGTTCTCGGAGTGGTCGAAGGCCAGAGTGTGGGCCAAGCTCCACCGCCTGGTCCTCGACGAACTCGGCGCCCGCGGCGAACTGGACTGGTCTAGGTGCGCGATCGACTCGGTGAACATGCGGGCCCTGAAAA AGGGGGACCTGACGGGTCCGAATCCTGTCGACCGGGGCAAGTACGGCTCGAAGATCCACCTGATCACCGAACGGTCCGGTCTGCCCATATCCGTCGGAATCTCCGGGGCCAACCTGCACGACAGTCAGGCCCTGATCCCGCTCGTGAAGGGCATCCCGCCGATCCGCTCGCGCCGCGGCCCGCGCCGCCGCAAGCCCAGCAAACTCCACGCCGACAAGGGCTACGACTACGCCCACCTGCGGCAATGGTTACGCGAACGCGGCATCACCCACCGCATCGCCCGCAAGGGAGTCGAGTCCTCGCAACGGCTGGGCCGCCACCGCTGGACCGTGGAACGCACCATGGCCTGGCTCGCCGGCTGCCGACGACTCCACCGCCGCTACGAACGCAAGGCCGACCACTTCCTCGCCTTCACCAGCATCGCCTGCACCCTCATCTGCTACCGCCGACTCGCCAAATGA
- a CDS encoding SGNH/GDSL hydrolase family protein encodes MNPRLLLTALLTATSTLLSTPTPAPAIPLPSTPHISPTPDFHEYVALGDSWSADVTVLGIDHTYAPSGCAQSAWNYPKQVAARLGVRVFRDATCGGATTVEMTAPQNVGHVPLLAQGVNPAQFDRLTPTTDLVTVGIGGNDVGLADTALGCLNPLPAPLAQPCRTRFAGPGGRDLMSQRIAGAKSRISGVLAGIHQRSPRATVLVVDYLAGVADDHGCYPVVPILDEDLAWFGARLRELNGMLASAAREGGATFVDTYRGSVGHDVCAPDGIRWVEGLLPLSTHPVGPAVSFHPNRLGADHQAATVLSMLGS; translated from the coding sequence GTGAACCCCCGCCTCCTCCTCACCGCCCTGCTCACCGCAACCTCCACCCTCCTGAGCACCCCCACCCCGGCCCCGGCCATCCCCTTGCCCAGCACCCCCCACATCAGCCCCACCCCCGACTTCCACGAATACGTCGCCCTCGGCGACTCCTGGTCCGCCGATGTCACCGTGCTCGGGATCGACCACACCTACGCCCCCTCCGGCTGTGCCCAGAGCGCCTGGAACTACCCCAAGCAGGTTGCCGCCCGGCTCGGCGTGCGGGTGTTTCGGGATGCCACGTGTGGGGGTGCCACCACCGTGGAGATGACGGCGCCGCAGAACGTCGGCCACGTACCGCTGCTCGCGCAGGGCGTGAACCCGGCCCAGTTCGACCGGCTCACCCCTACCACCGACCTCGTCACCGTCGGCATCGGCGGCAATGACGTCGGTCTCGCCGACACCGCTCTCGGGTGTCTCAACCCGCTGCCCGCCCCGCTGGCCCAGCCGTGCCGGACGAGGTTCGCCGGGCCCGGTGGCAGGGATCTGATGTCCCAGCGGATCGCCGGCGCCAAGTCCCGGATCAGTGGCGTGCTGGCGGGTATTCACCAGCGCTCGCCCCGGGCCACCGTGCTGGTCGTGGACTATCTCGCCGGGGTCGCCGACGACCACGGGTGCTACCCGGTGGTGCCGATCCTCGACGAGGACCTCGCCTGGTTCGGCGCCCGGCTCAGGGAGTTGAACGGCATGCTCGCCTCCGCCGCGCGCGAGGGCGGGGCCACCTTCGTCGACACGTACCGGGGGAGTGTGGGCCACGACGTGTGCGCGCCCGACGGCATCAGGTGGGTCGAGGGTCTACTGCCGCTCTCCACCCACCCGGTGGGGCCCGCCGTCTCCTTCCACCCGAACCGTCTCGGCGCCGATCACCAGGCCGCAACTGTCCTTAGCATGTTGGGTAGTTGA